The following proteins are co-located in the Hypanus sabinus isolate sHypSab1 chromosome 28, sHypSab1.hap1, whole genome shotgun sequence genome:
- the LOC132382418 gene encoding cortexin domain-containing 1 protein — protein MSKAMENATPEPVYVDVDKGLTLACFVFLCLFLIVMIVRCAKVIMDPYSAIPTSTWEEQHLDD, from the coding sequence ATGTCCAAAGCAATGGAGAATGCGACCCCTGAACCAGTTTATGTCGACGTGGACAAAGGATTGACATTGGCCTGCTTTGTCTTCCTGTGCCTCTTCCTAATCGTGATGATTGTCCGATGTGCTAAGGTGATCATGGACCCGTACAGTGCCATCCCTACATCCACGTGGGAAGAACAGCACCTCGATGACTGA